In Rhododendron vialii isolate Sample 1 chromosome 9a, ASM3025357v1, the following are encoded in one genomic region:
- the LOC131301092 gene encoding F-box protein PP2-B1-like produces MAAVDVLPEGCIAKVASLTSPRDACRLAVVDSTFKSAAESDEVWERFLPSHYKDIITRAVDFPNLTRSSSSSFASKKQLYLWLSDNPLLIDQGTKSFSLEKSSGRICYMLAARNLTIVWGDTPSYWRWMSIPESRFSEVAELINVCWLEIRGKINTSMLSPNTTYAAFFVFKSTAEAYGFEYRPTEVAVGISGSESETQSVYLDPERGQRLQYQIVPRNPVFRRGFSFGNRRRQRTSSVLNKESCDRKYPKVRGDGWMEMEMGEYFNKGGDGEDKELEMSVMEVERGDWKSGLIVQGIEIRPKVVDK; encoded by the exons atggcggCGGTGGATGTGTTGCCGGAGGGGTGCATAGCGAAAGTGGCGTCTCTGACGAGTCCCCGGGACGCGTGCAGGCTGGCGGTGGTGGATTCCACGTTCAAGTCGGCGGCGGAATCGGATGAGGTCTGGGAGAGGTTCCTGCCGTCCCACTACAAGGACATCATCACCCGAGCCGTTGATTTTCCGAACCTCactcgttcttcttcttcttcgtttgcCTCCAAGAAACAGCTCTATCTCTGGCTCTCTGACAATCCCCTTCTAATCGACCAGGGCACTAAG AGCTTTTCGTTGGAGAAATCAAGTGGAAGGATATGTTACATGTTAGCTGCACGGAACCTCACAATTGTATGGGGTGACACACCCAGCTATTGGAGATGGATGTCCATACCCGAGTCCAG GTTCTCGGAGGTAGCTGAGCTTATTAACGTGTGCTGGCTTGAAATTCGTGGCAAGATAAACACAAGCATGCTGTCCCCAAACACAACTTATGCAGCTTTCTTTGTATTCAAATCAACTGCAGAAGCCTACGGATTTGAATACCGACCTACAGAAGTTGCTGTTGGAATTAGTGGAAGTGAAAGTGAAACTCAATCTGTTTACTTGGACCCGGAAAGAGGGCAGAGGCTGCAATATCAGATTGTACCCAGGAACCCTGTCTTTCGTCGTGGCTTCAGCTTTGGTAACAGGCGGAGGCAGCGTACATCCTCAGTACTCAACAAAGAGAGCTGCGATAGGAAATACCCAAAGGTGAGAGGAGATGGGtggatggagatggagatgggtGAATACTTCAACAAGGGTGGTGATGGGGAAGATAAGGAACTGGAGATGAGTGTGATGGAGGTAGAACGTGGTGATTGGAAGAGTGGCCTCATTGTTCAAGGG
- the LOC131299793 gene encoding uncharacterized protein LOC131299793, with the protein MAVVDVLPEGCIANVVSLTSPQDACRLAVVGSTFKSAAESDAVWERFLPSHYKDIITRAVDFPNHTPSSSFASKKQLYLWLSDHHLLIDQGTKSFSLEKSSGRICYMLAARNLTIVWGDTPSYWRWISIPESRFSEVAELINVCWLEIRGKINTSMLSPNTTYAAFFVFKSTAGAYGFEYHPAEVAVGVSGSESETQSVYLDPEGGQRLQNQIVPRNPVFRRGFSIGSRWRQRTTSVLNGESCDRKYPKVRGDGWMEIEMGEYFNKGGGGEDRELEMSVMEVARGDWKSGLIVQGIEIRPKVVDKLIQQCSRDEQFVAVIRWLFPFLGLLPSTGKKMWRSFQDPLPFPSYKYRSSFHPYAISESHSKITYREPKAKPRFSFQYIYTHKHTYRERERMAAVDVLPEGCIANVASLTSPRDACRLAVVGSTFKSAAESDAVWERFLPSQYKDIITRAVDFPNLTRSSSSSSSFASKKQLYLWLSDHPLLIDQGTKSFSLEKSSGRICYMLAARNLTIVWGDTPSYWRWISIPESRFSEVAELINVCWLEIRGKINTSMLSPNTTYAAFFVFKSTAGAYGFEYQPTEVAVGVSGSESETQSVYLDPERGQRLQYQIVPRNPVFRRGLSLGNRWRQRTTSVLNGESCDRKYPKVRGDGWMEMEMGEYFNEGGGGEDKELEMSVMEVARGDWKSGLIVQGIEIRPKVVDK; encoded by the exons atggcggTGGTGGATGTGTTGCCGGAGGGGTGCATAGCGAACGTGGTGTCTCTAACGAGTCCCCAGGACGCGTGCAGGCTGGCGGTGGTGGGTTCCACGTTCAAGTCGGCGGCGGAATCGGATGCGGTCTGGGAGAGGTTCCTGCCGTCCCATTACAAGGACATCATCACCCGAGCCGTTGATTTTCCGAACCACactccttcttcttcgtttgCCTCCAAGAAACAGCTCTATCTCTGGCTCTCTGACCATCACCTTCTGATCGACCAGGGCACTAAG AGCTTTTCGTTGGAGAAATCAAGTGGAAGGATATGTTACATGTTAGCTGCACGGAACCTCACAATTGTATGGGGCGACACACCCAGCTATTGGAGATGGATATCCATACCCGAGTCCAG GTTCTCGGAGGTAGCTGAGCTTATTAACGTGTGCTGGCTTGAAATTCGTGGCAAGATAAACACAAGCATGCTGTCCCCAAACACAACCTATGCAGCTTTCTTTGTATTCAAATCAACTGCAGGAGCCTACGGATTTGAATACCATCCTGCAGAGGTGGCGGTTGGAGTTAGTGGAAGTGAGAGTGAAACTCAATCTGTTTACTTGGACCCGGAAGGAGGGCAGAGGCTGCAAAATCAGATTGTACCCAGGAACCCTGTCTTTCGTCGCGGCTTCAGCATTGGTAGCAGGTGGAGGCAGCGTACAACCTCGGTACTCAACGGGGAGAGCTGCGATAGGAAATACCCAAAGGTGAGAGGAGACGGGTGGATGGAGATCGAGATGGGTGAATACTTCAACAAGGGTGGTGGTGGGGAAGATAGGGAACTGGAGATGAGTGTGATGGAGGTAGCGCGCGGTGATTGGAAGAGTGGCCTCATTGTTCAAGGGATTGAGATCAGGCCAAAGGTTGTGGACAAA TTGATACAACAGTGTAGTAGAGACGAGCAATTTGTTGCAGTGATCCGATGGCTGTTTCCTTTTCTTGGTCTTTTACCATCGACTGGGAAGAAGATG TGGCGAAGCTTTCAGGACCCGTTGCCATTCCCTTCCTATAAATATAGGTCCTCTTTTCACCCGTATGCGATATCGGAATCCCATTCCAAGATAACATACAGAGAGCCAAAAGCGAAGCCCAGATTTTCTTTccagtatatatatacacacaaacatacatatagagagagagagagaatggcggCGGTAGATGTGTTGCCGGAGGGGTGCATAGCGAACGTGGCGTCTCTGACGAGTCCCCGGGACGCGTGCAGGCTGGCGGTGGTGGGTTCCACGTTCAAATCGGCGGCGGAATCGGATGCGGTCTGGGAGAGGTTCCTGCCGTCCCAGTACAAGGACATCATCACCCGAGCCGTTGATTTTCCGAACCTCACtcgttcctcttcttcttcttcttcgtttgcCTCCAAGAAACAGCTCTATCTGTGGCTCTCTGACCATCCCCTTCTAATCGACCAGGGCACTAAG AGCTTTTCGTTGGAGAAATCAAGTGGAAGGATATGTTACATGTTAGCTGCACGGAACCTCACAATTGTATGGGGTGACACACCCAGCTATTGGAGATGGATATCCATACCCGAGTCCAG GTTCTCGGAGGTAGCTGAGCTTATCAACGTGTGCTGGCTTGAAATTCGTGGCAAGATAAACACGAGCATGCTGTCCCCAAACACAACCTATGCAGCTTTCTTTGTATTCAAATCAACTGCAGGAGCCTACGGATTTGAATACCAACCTACAGAGGTGGCGGTTGGAGTTAGTGGAAGTGAAAGTGAAACTCAATCTGTTTACTTGGACCCGGAAAGAGGGCAGAGGCTGCAATATCAGATTGTACCCAGGAACCCTGTCTTTCGTCGCGGCTTAAGCCTTGGTAACAGGTGGAGGCAGCGTACAACCTCGGTACTCAACGGGGAGAGCTGCGATAGGAAATACCCAAAGGTGAGAGGAGACGGGtggatggagatggagatgggtGAATACTTCAACGAGGGTGGTGGAGGGGAAGATAAGGAACTGGAGATGAGTGTGATGGAGGTAGCGCGCGGTGATTGGAAGAGTGGCCTCATTGTTCAAGGGATTGAGATCAGGCCAAAGGTTGTGGACAAATAA
- the LOC131301093 gene encoding uncharacterized protein LOC131301093 isoform X1, translating to MGKESKENKSEINALKEVSYCPGTVHTVIEDGFEQSKEDKRQKKYKKKIEISTVVELDGSRNEHMDKKLYEKADHGNRQIEKKKEKKRKLELLEDNCKSDKEIYMVGKDLRNDNEVRARKEKKRQKVGSKKDRNESLSFQVESLKDNERNKNEEVKEQRSSQNDSIAQIKDGTEQIEKNKNSEGRRDKEVGDFKGKKKSKAVEQVGKVGENYDVDVSEKVEKKRKKRKRKKEDKEDLGGGVREMMAEGKKKNVAAEKVGKVGENYNVDVSEKVEKKRKKGKKEGKDDLGGGVREMMAEELGVESTMIEDKDLGGNKDKAHSIRKKTMEMVTKNGNKGNRKKPQSVETCPEDPKPKVTSKKVRFSGDVEVFPSSDGLSKGKEQNQEEGLVQGKRFTPEEDLRIKEAVFNYIRAHNLDEVEGLHMVLHCGSFPQIRNCWREIGTAFRSRPYKAIYYRAHILFERDETRTWTDEDFEKIKEYHEKHGPKWKELADVLNKHRVHLKDTWRRIKFPNLKKGHWSQDEYQGLFDLVNMDLQLRAFEEKKTKYGMLRDNISWTAISGKLSTRTDAVCCLKWYNQLTSPMVAEGIWADTDDFRMLDALFSLDESCIEDVDWDNLLEHRSGDICRRRWNQMVSHIGEHGIKSFAEQVDVLSKRYCPDLIEAREAWDSKPVVD from the coding sequence ATGGGGAAAGAGTCTAAGGAAAACAAGAGTGAGATCAATGCTTTAAAAGAGGTGAGTTACTGTCCTGGTACAGTGCATACCGTCATTGAAGATGGTTTTGAACAGAGCAAAGAGGATAAGAGACAGAAGAAGTATAAGAAGAAAATTGAGATTTCGACAGTTGTTGAACTTGATGGTTCTCGTAATGAGCATATGGACAAAAAGCTCTATGAAAAAGCTGACCATGGTAATAGACAAAttgagaagaagaaggagaaaaagaggaaattagAACTTCTTGAGGATAATTGTAAGTCAGATAAAGAGATTTACATGGTTGGAAAGGACTTAAGAAATGATAACGAAGTCCgagctagaaaagaaaagaagaggcaGAAGGTAGGTAGCAAGAAAGATCGAAATgaatctctttcttttcaagtGGAAAGCCTGAAGGATAATGAGAGGAACAAAAATGAGGAAGTGAAGGAGCAGAGAAGCTCTCAGAATGACAGTATTGCTCAAATCAAGGATGGGACAGAACAGattgaaaagaacaagaatagtgAAGGGAGAAGGGACAAGGAGGTTGGTGATTTCAAGGGGAAGAAGAAAAGTAAAGCTGTGGAACAGGTTGGGAAAGTGGGGGAGAACTATGATGTAGATGTTAGTGAGAAGGtggaaaagaagaggaagaagaggaagaggaagaaagaggaTAAAGAAGATTTGGGTGGTGGAGTGCGAGAAATGATGGCTGaggggaagaagaaaaatgtgGCAGCGGAAAAGGTTGGGAAAGTGGGGGAGAACTATAATGTGGATGTTAGTGAGAAGGtggaaaagaagaggaagaaggggAAGAAAGAGGGTAAAGATGATTTGGGTGGTGGGGTGCGAGAAATGATGGCTGAAGAACTGGGCGTGGAAAGCACTATGATTGAGGATAAAGATTTAGGAGGCAACAAAGATAAAGCTCATTCAATTAGAAAAAAGACAATGGAAATGGTGACAAAAAATGGCAACAAAGGGAATAGGAAGAAGCCCCAATCTGTCGAAACTTGTCCTGAAGATCCTAAACCTAAGGTGACATCTAAAAAAGTTAGATTTTCTGGTGATGTAGAAGTTTTCCCTTCATCTGATGGTCTGAGTAAGGGGAAAGAACAGAACCAGGAAGAGGGATTAGTGCAGGGTAAGCGGTTTACTCCTGAAGAAGATCTGAGAATTAAAGAGGCTGTTTTTAACTATATACGGGCTCATAACTTGGATGAAGTTGAGGGATTGCACATGGTTTTGCACTGCGGTTCTTTCCCCCAAATAAGAAACTGTTGGAGGGAAATTGGAACTGCTTTTCGTAGTAGGCCTTATAAGGCTATATATTACCGAGCtcatattttgtttgaaagagaTGAAACACGTACATGGACTGatgaagattttgaaaaaataaaggaatATCATGAAAAACATGGGCCAAAATGGAAGGAGTTGGCTGATGTACTAAACAAACACAGGGTTCACTTGAAAGATACTTGGCGCAGAATAAAATTTCCCAACTTGAAGAAAGGGCATTGGTCCCAGGACGAGTACCAGGGTCTATTTGACTTAGTGAACATGGATTTGCAGTTGAGGGCTTTTGAGGAAAAGAAGACAAAATACGGCATGTTGAGGGATAATATCAGCTGGACTGCAATTAGTGGCAAGTTGTCAACTCGAACAGATGCAGTCTGCTGTTTGAAATGGTACAATCAGTTAACATCACCTATGGTGGCTGAAGGGATTTGGGCCGACACTGATGACTTTCGTATGCTTGATGCACTTTTTAGCTTGGATGAAAGCTGCATCGAAGATGTGGATTGGGACAATCTTCTTGAACATAGATCTGGAGATATATGTCGCAGGCGGTGGAACCAAATGGTCAGTCACATCGGTGAACATGGGATCAAGTCATTCGCTGAACAAGTTGATGTTCTCTCAAAGCGATATTGCCCAGATTTAATTGAAGCAAGAGAGGCCTGGGATAGCAAACCTGTTGTTGATTGA
- the LOC131301093 gene encoding uncharacterized protein LOC131301093 isoform X2 → MGKESKENKSEINALKEVSYCPGTVHTVIEDGFEQSKEDKRQKKYKKKIEISTVVELDGSRNEHMDKKLYEKADHGNRQIEKKKEKKRKLELLEDNCKSDKEIYMVGKDLRNDNEVRARKEKKRQKVGSKKDRNESLSFQVESLKDNERNKNEEVKEQRSSQNDSIAQIKDGTEQIEKNKNSEGRRDKEVGDFKGKKKSKAVEQVGKVGENYDVDVSEKVEKKRKKGKKEGKDDLGGGVREMMAEELGVESTMIEDKDLGGNKDKAHSIRKKTMEMVTKNGNKGNRKKPQSVETCPEDPKPKVTSKKVRFSGDVEVFPSSDGLSKGKEQNQEEGLVQGKRFTPEEDLRIKEAVFNYIRAHNLDEVEGLHMVLHCGSFPQIRNCWREIGTAFRSRPYKAIYYRAHILFERDETRTWTDEDFEKIKEYHEKHGPKWKELADVLNKHRVHLKDTWRRIKFPNLKKGHWSQDEYQGLFDLVNMDLQLRAFEEKKTKYGMLRDNISWTAISGKLSTRTDAVCCLKWYNQLTSPMVAEGIWADTDDFRMLDALFSLDESCIEDVDWDNLLEHRSGDICRRRWNQMVSHIGEHGIKSFAEQVDVLSKRYCPDLIEAREAWDSKPVVD, encoded by the exons ATGGGGAAAGAGTCTAAGGAAAACAAGAGTGAGATCAATGCTTTAAAAGAGGTGAGTTACTGTCCTGGTACAGTGCATACCGTCATTGAAGATGGTTTTGAACAGAGCAAAGAGGATAAGAGACAGAAGAAGTATAAGAAGAAAATTGAGATTTCGACAGTTGTTGAACTTGATGGTTCTCGTAATGAGCATATGGACAAAAAGCTCTATGAAAAAGCTGACCATGGTAATAGACAAAttgagaagaagaaggagaaaaagaggaaattagAACTTCTTGAGGATAATTGTAAGTCAGATAAAGAGATTTACATGGTTGGAAAGGACTTAAGAAATGATAACGAAGTCCgagctagaaaagaaaagaagaggcaGAAGGTAGGTAGCAAGAAAGATCGAAATgaatctctttcttttcaagtGGAAAGCCTGAAGGATAATGAGAGGAACAAAAATGAGGAAGTGAAGGAGCAGAGAAGCTCTCAGAATGACAGTATTGCTCAAATCAAGGATGGGACAGAACAGattgaaaagaacaagaatagtgAAGGGAGAAGGGACAAGGAGGTTGGTGATTTCAAGGGGAAGAAGAAAAGTAAAGCTGTGGAACAGGTTGGGAAAGTGGGGGAGAACTATGATGTAGATGTTAGTGAGAAG GtggaaaagaagaggaagaaggggAAGAAAGAGGGTAAAGATGATTTGGGTGGTGGGGTGCGAGAAATGATGGCTGAAGAACTGGGCGTGGAAAGCACTATGATTGAGGATAAAGATTTAGGAGGCAACAAAGATAAAGCTCATTCAATTAGAAAAAAGACAATGGAAATGGTGACAAAAAATGGCAACAAAGGGAATAGGAAGAAGCCCCAATCTGTCGAAACTTGTCCTGAAGATCCTAAACCTAAGGTGACATCTAAAAAAGTTAGATTTTCTGGTGATGTAGAAGTTTTCCCTTCATCTGATGGTCTGAGTAAGGGGAAAGAACAGAACCAGGAAGAGGGATTAGTGCAGGGTAAGCGGTTTACTCCTGAAGAAGATCTGAGAATTAAAGAGGCTGTTTTTAACTATATACGGGCTCATAACTTGGATGAAGTTGAGGGATTGCACATGGTTTTGCACTGCGGTTCTTTCCCCCAAATAAGAAACTGTTGGAGGGAAATTGGAACTGCTTTTCGTAGTAGGCCTTATAAGGCTATATATTACCGAGCtcatattttgtttgaaagagaTGAAACACGTACATGGACTGatgaagattttgaaaaaataaaggaatATCATGAAAAACATGGGCCAAAATGGAAGGAGTTGGCTGATGTACTAAACAAACACAGGGTTCACTTGAAAGATACTTGGCGCAGAATAAAATTTCCCAACTTGAAGAAAGGGCATTGGTCCCAGGACGAGTACCAGGGTCTATTTGACTTAGTGAACATGGATTTGCAGTTGAGGGCTTTTGAGGAAAAGAAGACAAAATACGGCATGTTGAGGGATAATATCAGCTGGACTGCAATTAGTGGCAAGTTGTCAACTCGAACAGATGCAGTCTGCTGTTTGAAATGGTACAATCAGTTAACATCACCTATGGTGGCTGAAGGGATTTGGGCCGACACTGATGACTTTCGTATGCTTGATGCACTTTTTAGCTTGGATGAAAGCTGCATCGAAGATGTGGATTGGGACAATCTTCTTGAACATAGATCTGGAGATATATGTCGCAGGCGGTGGAACCAAATGGTCAGTCACATCGGTGAACATGGGATCAAGTCATTCGCTGAACAAGTTGATGTTCTCTCAAAGCGATATTGCCCAGATTTAATTGAAGCAAGAGAGGCCTGGGATAGCAAACCTGTTGTTGATTGA
- the LOC131301094 gene encoding uncharacterized protein LOC131301094 isoform X1 — protein sequence MHTVMPFFFHVEELAFLVKDNLPCKHLVLSMEEALINFLQEDPRSDGVLELEPMNAYNRLLLHRLADIFGFCHRSVGEGDDRHLILECCPETSIPPILVSDLLWQYDEVRPPTTSHQLLRRNQASTVLKVETTTDQFSLEERETAYMAARERIFTKYDGETSEPTKQKPRSNPVVAHRMITHALGGRINPSNQALSLRDTKEYGEVTLGMNIQEKEQGGTNLSIQTPEEANVMSNRKCTPKLSNFKACTRPGTSRPQRSEVSGYKENLKEEHMGAAKRMFAHALGLRSAGDGSVSKCSEMKRME from the exons ATGCATACAGTGATGCCTTTCTTCTTTCAT GTTGAGGAGTTGGCTTTTCTTGTGAAGGACAATCTTCCCTGCAAGCACCTTGTTCTTTCTATGGAAGAAGCCTTAATAAATTTCCTTCAAGAGGATCCAAG ATCGGATGGGGTGCTGGAGTTAGAACCAATGAATGCTTACAACCGCCTTCTCTTGCATCGTCTCGCTGATATTTTTGG GTTTTGCCATCGATCTGTTGGAGAAGGAGATGATCGACATTTAATTTTGGAGTGCTGTCCGGAGACATCAAT ACCACCCATCCTCGTCAGTGATTTATTGTGGCAGTATGATGAAGTTCGGCCTCCGACAACATCACACCAACTATTAAGGAGAAACCAAGCTTcaacag TATTGAAGGTAGAAACTACTACTGATCAGTTTTCACTCGAGGAAAGGGAAACAGCTTATATGGCTGCCCGCGAGCGAATCTTTACAAAATATGATGGTGAAACTAGTGAACCTACAAAGCAGAAGCCACGAAGCAATCCTGTAGTTGCCCACCGTATGATCACACATGCGCTTGGGGGAAGAATCAACCCATCTAATCAAGCACTCAGCCTTAGGGATACTAAGGAATATGGAGAGGTAACTCTTGGGATGAATATTCAAGAGAAGGAACAAGGGGGTACAAATTTGAGCATTCAAACTCCTGAAGAGGCCAACGTCATGTCCAATCGAAAGTGTACGCCAAAACTCAGCAACTTTAAAGCATGTACTAGGCCTGGAACATCTCGACCACAAAGAAGTGAGGTGAGTGGTTACAAAGAGAACTTGAAAGAGGAGCATATGGGAGCAGCAAAGAGAATGTTTGCGCACGCGTTGGGACTTCGATCTGCGGGAGACGGATCTGTTTCTAAATGCAGTGAAATGAAGCGAATGGAGTAA
- the LOC131301094 gene encoding uncharacterized protein LOC131301094 isoform X2 — MEEALINFLQEDPRSDGVLELEPMNAYNRLLLHRLADIFGFCHRSVGEGDDRHLILECCPETSIPPILVSDLLWQYDEVRPPTTSHQLLRRNQASTVLKVETTTDQFSLEERETAYMAARERIFTKYDGETSEPTKQKPRSNPVVAHRMITHALGGRINPSNQALSLRDTKEYGEVTLGMNIQEKEQGGTNLSIQTPEEANVMSNRKCTPKLSNFKACTRPGTSRPQRSEVSGYKENLKEEHMGAAKRMFAHALGLRSAGDGSVSKCSEMKRME, encoded by the exons ATGGAAGAAGCCTTAATAAATTTCCTTCAAGAGGATCCAAG ATCGGATGGGGTGCTGGAGTTAGAACCAATGAATGCTTACAACCGCCTTCTCTTGCATCGTCTCGCTGATATTTTTGG GTTTTGCCATCGATCTGTTGGAGAAGGAGATGATCGACATTTAATTTTGGAGTGCTGTCCGGAGACATCAAT ACCACCCATCCTCGTCAGTGATTTATTGTGGCAGTATGATGAAGTTCGGCCTCCGACAACATCACACCAACTATTAAGGAGAAACCAAGCTTcaacag TATTGAAGGTAGAAACTACTACTGATCAGTTTTCACTCGAGGAAAGGGAAACAGCTTATATGGCTGCCCGCGAGCGAATCTTTACAAAATATGATGGTGAAACTAGTGAACCTACAAAGCAGAAGCCACGAAGCAATCCTGTAGTTGCCCACCGTATGATCACACATGCGCTTGGGGGAAGAATCAACCCATCTAATCAAGCACTCAGCCTTAGGGATACTAAGGAATATGGAGAGGTAACTCTTGGGATGAATATTCAAGAGAAGGAACAAGGGGGTACAAATTTGAGCATTCAAACTCCTGAAGAGGCCAACGTCATGTCCAATCGAAAGTGTACGCCAAAACTCAGCAACTTTAAAGCATGTACTAGGCCTGGAACATCTCGACCACAAAGAAGTGAGGTGAGTGGTTACAAAGAGAACTTGAAAGAGGAGCATATGGGAGCAGCAAAGAGAATGTTTGCGCACGCGTTGGGACTTCGATCTGCGGGAGACGGATCTGTTTCTAAATGCAGTGAAATGAAGCGAATGGAGTAA
- the LOC131301094 gene encoding uncharacterized protein LOC131301094 isoform X3 has protein sequence MNAYNRLLLHRLADIFGFCHRSVGEGDDRHLILECCPETSIPPILVSDLLWQYDEVRPPTTSHQLLRRNQASTVLKVETTTDQFSLEERETAYMAARERIFTKYDGETSEPTKQKPRSNPVVAHRMITHALGGRINPSNQALSLRDTKEYGEVTLGMNIQEKEQGGTNLSIQTPEEANVMSNRKCTPKLSNFKACTRPGTSRPQRSEVSGYKENLKEEHMGAAKRMFAHALGLRSAGDGSVSKCSEMKRME, from the exons ATGAATGCTTACAACCGCCTTCTCTTGCATCGTCTCGCTGATATTTTTGG GTTTTGCCATCGATCTGTTGGAGAAGGAGATGATCGACATTTAATTTTGGAGTGCTGTCCGGAGACATCAAT ACCACCCATCCTCGTCAGTGATTTATTGTGGCAGTATGATGAAGTTCGGCCTCCGACAACATCACACCAACTATTAAGGAGAAACCAAGCTTcaacag TATTGAAGGTAGAAACTACTACTGATCAGTTTTCACTCGAGGAAAGGGAAACAGCTTATATGGCTGCCCGCGAGCGAATCTTTACAAAATATGATGGTGAAACTAGTGAACCTACAAAGCAGAAGCCACGAAGCAATCCTGTAGTTGCCCACCGTATGATCACACATGCGCTTGGGGGAAGAATCAACCCATCTAATCAAGCACTCAGCCTTAGGGATACTAAGGAATATGGAGAGGTAACTCTTGGGATGAATATTCAAGAGAAGGAACAAGGGGGTACAAATTTGAGCATTCAAACTCCTGAAGAGGCCAACGTCATGTCCAATCGAAAGTGTACGCCAAAACTCAGCAACTTTAAAGCATGTACTAGGCCTGGAACATCTCGACCACAAAGAAGTGAGGTGAGTGGTTACAAAGAGAACTTGAAAGAGGAGCATATGGGAGCAGCAAAGAGAATGTTTGCGCACGCGTTGGGACTTCGATCTGCGGGAGACGGATCTGTTTCTAAATGCAGTGAAATGAAGCGAATGGAGTAA
- the LOC131301094 gene encoding uncharacterized protein LOC131301094 isoform X4 has protein sequence MLASQICLRLVSPRCSCPCLYSGCNGEPFPIFGILFQRPPILVSDLLWQYDEVRPPTTSHQLLRRNQASTVLKVETTTDQFSLEERETAYMAARERIFTKYDGETSEPTKQKPRSNPVVAHRMITHALGGRINPSNQALSLRDTKEYGEVTLGMNIQEKEQGGTNLSIQTPEEANVMSNRKCTPKLSNFKACTRPGTSRPQRSEVSGYKENLKEEHMGAAKRMFAHALGLRSAGDGSVSKCSEMKRME, from the exons ATGTTGGCAAGTCAGATTTGCCTTCGGTTGGTGAGTCCCCGGTGTTCATGCCCTTGCCTCTATTCTGGTTGTAATGGGGAGCCATTCCCcatctttgggatcctgtttcAAAG ACCACCCATCCTCGTCAGTGATTTATTGTGGCAGTATGATGAAGTTCGGCCTCCGACAACATCACACCAACTATTAAGGAGAAACCAAGCTTcaacag TATTGAAGGTAGAAACTACTACTGATCAGTTTTCACTCGAGGAAAGGGAAACAGCTTATATGGCTGCCCGCGAGCGAATCTTTACAAAATATGATGGTGAAACTAGTGAACCTACAAAGCAGAAGCCACGAAGCAATCCTGTAGTTGCCCACCGTATGATCACACATGCGCTTGGGGGAAGAATCAACCCATCTAATCAAGCACTCAGCCTTAGGGATACTAAGGAATATGGAGAGGTAACTCTTGGGATGAATATTCAAGAGAAGGAACAAGGGGGTACAAATTTGAGCATTCAAACTCCTGAAGAGGCCAACGTCATGTCCAATCGAAAGTGTACGCCAAAACTCAGCAACTTTAAAGCATGTACTAGGCCTGGAACATCTCGACCACAAAGAAGTGAGGTGAGTGGTTACAAAGAGAACTTGAAAGAGGAGCATATGGGAGCAGCAAAGAGAATGTTTGCGCACGCGTTGGGACTTCGATCTGCGGGAGACGGATCTGTTTCTAAATGCAGTGAAATGAAGCGAATGGAGTAA